The DNA sequence gctggtcattagaaagaatgcagttaaccccttaacgcctgaatttatatagctgtatataaaaaaaatgttttatgtgtgtttttgcctttaagtagatggtaaataatgttgagattattaatttcacttttgcacaaaaaataaatagaaattttggtatgttgcaaatttgctacagcaggcataatggtcaatttggggtcaatttggtatgttgcaaatttgctacagcaggcataatggtcaataataggataacaataacacagtaatataacagtgaaaaaacaatgttttatttattcaccctcgtttatttatataaacctgCAACAGCAGGTATTCAACCGGCATTGGGGGAATGCAGACGCTATCTCGGCTGGTTGACTGAGTCAAACGGTTTGTCGCATATTTGCGACAGcaggcgttaaggggttaaggcagttctgcattggcttcacttttcagacctggaagTTGCTGTTTTGGAGATGTATCAAGAGTCAAGAAAGCAATTATGAGTATTCCTTAAAAAGTCAAACTATTACTTTGAAGAAATTCAGGAACCTCAGAGAGAAATATCTAAAACATCAGAATTTTAAATTCTGCATGGTAGATACCACAAGGGGTAGTTTAGGATATATGCTAGTTGtctctgctttgtttttcatgCTGATATAAGACTTATAAGCAAAATCTTTGAATCTGATGGTGACACTATGACCGTGAGAGATGCCTGGTGGCAGTAGGGCAGTAGGACAACAGAGGATATCGCATACAATTAACccctgtgtatgtttgtgtgtgtgtatgtttgtgtgtgtgtgtgtgtgtgtgtgtgtgtaacaccGTGGGAATGCCTGGGGAGGAAAATAAAGGTATTACCCCTTCTCCGAAAGACACCGACGCTTCCCcgaaaaaatatgcatttgcaCATTCAGCGTGAAACTGAGCCAACAAAGGGGAGGATCTCACCTCAGTTTGAAAGTTTCACTCAATAGCCTGTGTCTCAGATGTCTTCAGTCACATTTTCAGAAtctatagaaaaagaaaaaaaaaagatgctgaaaCACCATTTTCCCAGCCCAAAATCTCATGCTGTGAAATGTGACATGCTACTACAGGTATAGAAACctgttttaacagcttttttgtttgttctggaAAACACACAGGATTGTTGACTTTCCTTGTACTTTTGTCCCTACTAACCATTGAATGAGATCATGGGATTACTGCCGGTCACGTGAATAAAggtcacacacgcacactgtgttcttgatttttcttttttccatgactctattAAAATCAtgtcaaatacaaaataacaggaGTGTACGGTATATAATTACAAGAGATAACAAccacctttttttgtcataaagcaTGGTTGTGGTGCAGTCCCTCTGACACAGAAACAGCCTGACTCATATCATTAAACAGTGAGCATGCCTACTAGTTATTTAATACAAGCCATGGAAAACAGCCATGCATGAACTAAAATACTCCTTTTTACATCAAACCACACATTGTGAGAACATAATGTGGGTGTAGTTTGTGTAAACTCTGGGTGTAGAGCTGCTGTGTCACCGAGCCCACGAGAAATGGACTGGTTGAGAATCCACTGAGTAATTACTGTAACAATGGAGTGATAGCTTCCTTCTGAAACAGGAGGGAAGTTGTCATGAATGACATGTGCACATCTGGGAAGCTGAAGCTATTATTAGACAGCTGAGCAAAAAGCATAGCtgataaaaactgctgacataaatgacagatttaaaaattaaatcatcTGGCTGTATGTCTCATGACCGCGATCACTCTTATGTCTGTGGAGCTAGAGCCAGAAGGCTATTAACTTAAAAACTGGAAGCAGTTTTTGGAAACAGTCAGATGCCTGCAaagttaataaatataaatataggcATTATGGGCAATAACTTGTGTTTAATCTGTACACAAACTAGAGCCCTGatggggagcgtgtctatgttccccgggctctatgttcccctctttgtgtgagactggggaacataggaccctttcccccagcttttcccaaaaagggtcctaggTTCCCTGGTCTGttattttttccaccattactgccaaattccatggcaaataggccattattattaaccctaaccctaaccctttaaaaagcccaaaatgaactgcaaagtaaccagaaagaagctgctgtgcaaattagctattagctattagcttagcttaaaaACTGGAAGCAGGCAGAAACAGCAATCTGGCTCTGTGCAAAGTAAAAGAAAGAGTCATACCAGGACCTTaaactttattaacacattataaaacatttatataatCCGTATGGAAATACACTGGAgcaaaaaagtttgtttgtaGGCACTAGAGCCAGGAgactagcttagcttagttacTTAAGCAGCAGAAACGGCTAGCTCACTCTGTTTACAGATGACCTTTGTTACCACATTATATACCTTTTGTTTATACAAACAGATACATTTGACTAACTGGTATGTCTGTACGCTAATCATGGAGCTAGAGCCAGGAGGCTTTAGCCTTAGCTTCACATAAAAACTGGAAACAGGCAGAAACAGCTAGCTGGCTCTATGCAAAGTAAAGAAAATAGACACACCAGTTTAACTTAAGCTTTGTTAACAAATTACATAACTTGCTTTTATCTTTACACAGTTGAGCTGCTCAGTGGTCTGTAGATAAGACTGTGCTTGTATTGGCCAGCTTCCTggtgttaattaagattaagattaagattgaTCCTTTATTCCACAATGAGGACATTCAATCTCtgtatttaacccatccttcttcttttttacacacaagtgaacacaccatgcaaggagcagtgggctgcaCATAACTTACGCCATTAATGTGTAACTGTGTGAATGTGAGCGAGATtaccctgaataaataaaggtttaaaataATACATGTGAGACATAGCGTTGTCCTAATTTTAGTCATCAAACTAGTGTCAGGATACTAATAGTTTAGTTTAGCTTAAAAATTGGAAGAATGTAGAAACAGGCTGCTCGCTctctgcaaacaaaaaaaaagatacacataACAGCACCACTTAAGCTTTGTTACTAAATGATATAACTTTTGTTTAATCATTATTCCATCAGATGCAtgtgaaaaaacatatttgccTGTACACTAATCATGAAACTAGAGCCAGAAGACTATTACCTTcgcttcatttaaaaatgagCAGAAACAGCTAGCTGGTTCTCTGCAAAGtataataatacacatatgaGCAACTTCTGGCCTTTGTTACCACATTATATAACTTTAGTTTATACAAACAGATGCGTATGTATGTGACAGATGCTTATGTAAATGCGTAACTGTGTGATTGTGATCAGATCATTCCTGAAAACGACAGCACTGCTCTGCTGTGTGAGATTAATCGGAATAAAGGAAATGTGAGAAATAGGTTTGTCAGTATGCTACTCATGGAACTCGTGCCAGGAGACTTGTAGCTTAGCTTTGCTTCAAAATTGGAAAAAGGCAGAAACAGGTCACTTGCTATGTGCaaagcaaaaaaagatacacataGAAGGACCCCTTAAGCTTTGTTGCCACAATATATAAAACTTttgtttaatcattatttaatcAGATACACGTAAGATATAGGTTTGTCTGTATGCTAATCATGGAACTAGTGCCAGGAGGCTATTAGCTGCTTTAAAAACTGGAAGAAAGCTAAAAAAGTTAGCCTGACTCTCACAATGCTTGCTTAACATGTTCTATCTCATTTATATCTCTgtacaaatgaaacaaaatgaatagGCTATAATCTACACAGTGCTGGCATCCATTTTTGTATTAACTTTGGACAGATGTCAGGCCAGCTGTTACCACCTGCTCCTTGTTTTTACGCTAAGCTAAGCCATTCATCTGCCAGCTAGCGCCAGGGTCAACTTATATCAATGTTGTCGTCTAAGTCTGGGCAAAAATGAATAAGCATATGTCGCagaatgtcaaactattccctTAAGAGTAAATAGATGCTTTCCAGAAATGGCAAATGTTTCAGTTTCACAAATAGCCATGATGTAATTTCAGTATTAATACTTCAGCTTAACGCCCACTTTTTTTCCAAAGCTTCCACATAAGCAGTATTTTACCCCTCGCTaaactgccccccccccccccccagcatATTTCATAATTATTAGTTACAATAATTACTGATTATGCAATctgtttcatttatatttagcAAAGGTTTTTCTTGaatttacacattatatacactactggtcaaaagttttagaacacaccaacttttccagaatttaattgaaaattatgcagtctcagtgtactctgaaatgaatgcacatttgcaaaaaattctttattgagcatgatagtgttttgaaagtaaaaaaaaatattcaaaatcacattttatgttggactaaaggacaaaaaaaaagacacaaagtgaccaaaaaaagacacaaaatgacaaagaaagacaccaaaagacacaaaatgactaaaaatgacacaaaatgaccaaaaaaaaggacacaaaattacttacaaagacatgaaaataattcaaaaatggacaaaatagcccaagactccatagagttaagttgttaacccatttgtTGTTCCCGGAAAAGGCCTaccgtacttgtataattctgaaatgtaggctacattatttttcagttttggttaactttacctttttttatttaccgctggcagttcaccacttaccttcgtaccctttcaagctgttcatttgacttgaactgcttgaatttcaataaaaactggaaaaattggggtgttctaaaacttttgaccggtagtgtatatatatatatatatatatatatatatatatatatatatatatatatatatatatatatatagatcgatagatagatagatagatagatagatagatagatacacacacacacacacacacacacacacagtgttatgaCAGTAATGACAGTCCCCCTACTAAAACTCTGTAATAATCCTACCTCCATAATGACTATAATAATTGAATGTTTTAAGAGAGATGTTACTGCAAATAAAGGTCATTTTTGGAGGCTTCAGTTTGTGCTGCTGTAGAATTGCATTTGCATTATGCTGAGGGGtgttgattaaatatttttcatttatatcaATAAGGGTAGGGTTAATGAGACTGCATAAGATTTAGCTTGTTGTACCTACTAAATTGAACAGTTAACCTAGCTGCACAATGTAACAGCCCCTTTTTTAATTCAAAGGCTGTTGGTTGGTGAGGTTGGTGTTAGTTGGTCAATAGAGAAAAGGGGAGAGTTTCATGACATAAGTACTTAACCATCAGGGTGTGAAGGCCCCCCGAGGCACTATACTGACTCAGATATGTGGTGCTTTttcaacacacagacagagggcAATGTGCAGCACTTGACACGGAACTGGCGTCAGCGCTTTCTCAGCGGTAAGTATCCATAGCAACCAGCTGTAAACAAGGCAAGTCGAGACAAGAGCACTTGCTcagctttacaaaaaaaattctcaaggATGTAAAGTGGAAGTTCCAGTATTTCCCATGTGGGGTAAATATCTGACCATATATAAACATAAGCACGCAATCTTGGTAAcaggaggaaaaacacaagGCTGCAAGAACAGTTTGTCCCCAGATGCCTCATTGTGATACTTGGCAGATTAAAGAATGTGTGGAATTTAAGATTGACACATGTGTGATAGTTGGTGCCTGTATGCTGGACATTTTTCTGGAGTGACGCACTTATTCAATAAGAGACACAGTAGGCTGCATAAgatgacatcacatgacatcacagccCTAATGGGAGTGTATTGGTTTGAGTATCGCCCAATAAAGGTGTGAATGCTTCATGCTCTTGGATACTGTTGCTATGTTTTCACCAAGCCTTAACAATGTAAACATAAGAGATCCTGGAAGTTTTATCTTAAATGTCAGGAGAGCCCAGACAGGTAGCTCTCTCACGCACTGTGTTGTGCAACAGAAAGGAATTTCCTCTTTAAGACTTGCATCAAAGCAAGTATGggggaaatgaaaaaaaggtaaCTGAAAGATTACAAGGAAAGTTACAAGAGTgaaaagagaaggaaaatattcaaaattccttcaaaaAGTCATACATTTTCTGCATGATTAAACACAGTGTTTTCCGGGATCAGCTCATTTGTGCAGAATTTCACCCCCAGGGGTGTGTTTAGTGTGTACAATGCTAGATGGGTAAGTCCAGAACATCCTATTGTTGAACACGCAGTGCTGGTTTCATAAGGGAGTCTCCACAAGGAAACTTTAGAATATCCCCCCCTCCTCTGCACTCTGTGTGCTGCGTAAATTCACTTTGTAGTGTAACTGTGTACAGACACAAGTGTGGAAATCCTGCAGCCTTCTTCTGTTTAACCCCCTAATGAGCtgggtgtttgtgttttagCACTACATGCACCATTTTTACTCAAGAATTTACAATTCATATACAGGTGACAAAAATGTGGCATTTTAGAACATAATCTGGTTTGGGGCAAAAGGACATGTTTGTTAGGTCTGATCACattcatgaaaaataaagtaataagatGCTTGTCAACAAGTATTCAATACTGAATGTCAATCTTAAGTCCAgtttttcatataaatacataaagaacACAGTCACATCCCAAAATATGTCACATATAAATTTGGTTTTAccatagaatatttttttaaagaaaaaaaaaaaagaaaaaaagcacaagtctGATCAAAAGACCCTTTGAGTAAAATAAACTGTATTCTAGAGCGTGACTGATATGGAAGTTTTGTGTCCAACACTGATACCTTTGGAAgggaattaaaaaatatataaatatgtatatatatatatatatatatatatatatatatatatattaatttaacgATAACCAGTATTGCAGCGCATATAGTGAATATTTGAGCTGCAATAAAGTAGACATTTtatatgtggattgtgcaccgattttgCACAGTGACGATGCAAAGATaatcagaaggctgctttcttaaagaATATGTagcattattatacattttatacacaATATCAACCAATTCCAGACATTaaattgagaaataaataatataaataactaaataatcaTCAGTATTTCATGTtaagtatcagtcaattgctgactgcCTTTTGATTTTGATACCAATGGCCAATAATATCACTTGTCTGATATACTgggcttatttattatttaatatattattattattgtagaaGACTCAATGTCAGGATGTAGCAAAAGTATGAATGCACTTAAGATAGCCACAGTACTCAGTTATATGATAACACAATGTGGTCATTAGTGTAGGTGTATGCCACAGTTCAGCAGTTCATGTCAATTTGAAACTGAACTTTATATTGGAAACTCTCtttttaaactgatttaaatGTGGTCAATTAGGCCAAAAGCAGGTAAATGGaaaaatagatatataaaatgtaatgctaATTTGGCTAGCCACTTAAAACTGATAATTTCCCCAGTGCAGAAGGGAATTCTTCAAAAACCATTTAGGGGCTGTCTGCCTCTCATTCATGCCCATAGTGTCTCATTCATTGACATAAATAATGACATGTCCCCTAACCTACATCACAGGTGAAAATAGGTGTCTAATAGGAAACTACAAGTTTTCATTCTGAGTGTCTTTGGGGGGGATTTTTGTCACAAAAGCACAAGCTGTGTGTGATTTCCCTTTGCTTTTTCGAAGATAAGTCAATTGGAAATCCCCACTGAAGCCCCGCCCGCCGAGTGCACAAAAACCAGCGCGCCTCCCTCCGCAGCACAATTCTGCCCCAACCTTTGCATCGAGACGGAGCTGACAGTCGCGAAAACAGTCAACATGGCCGTCCACAGAGTGTCTAACCACAATCAAATGGAATATAACTTCGACAACATGGAGTCCAAACAAGGGAAAATTTGTCAAGAGGACCGTTTTGACAGCGGCCTGGATTCCCTGAAGGAGGACGAGCTGGTCAACGACTTTGAGGAGTTGAATGTGAACGTGACCGAGGAGCTCACACAGGAATACGAGCCTTGGAGAAGTGCAGTGACAGAGGATGGTGACAcgtaagtttatttttttttgtagattaatAATTATGCAACTGCGCATTTGCAAATGTTTCTGCGAAATTCAGATGTTGCGCATGAACGCAACATGTAACTTAAACATAAAGCATTGGAAATTTGTGAGAATCTGCAAAAGTACGCATGAAAATGTCGAAAGTTGCACGAAAACAAGAGACTTTTAAaaatttagtgtgtgtgtgtgcgtgcatgcgagCGAGTGAAGCAAAGCGCGtacttactgtgtgtgtgtgtgtgtgtgtgtgtgtgtgtgtgtgtactttggcTGAGAGCGTAGTCTGGGCGGTGCTAAGTCCGCTGTGCGCGTTCAGGAAAGTCCCTGGCCCTGTGCCAGGAACTGATAAAGCATCAGATGTGTCAAGCCACAACTGGTGGAAATAACCCGACAAAACTCCATTCTTGCGAAACGCTCCACTGCTCAGGCTTTGTTCTTTCTTATTTGGCTGGAACCACTTCCTCCATGcgtaatttttttttggttttaaaagCACTATTTTTActaacctctctctctcccttcaccCCACAGGCTTCTCCACTTGGCCATCATTCACGAAGCCACAGAACATGCCTTTCAGATGATCAAACTTTCACACAATCATCCCTTCCTCAACGTCCAGAACCACCAGAGACAGGTAATAATCTGTCATAATAATCACCCAGAAACTCAAAACCCAGAGTATCAGCTGAATACAAAGCCAAATTGCCTTTTTAAAGTGcatataataatgaaatatgttATAAATGTGTCCTCTGCAGACTGCCCTCCATCTGGCAGTGATCACAGAGCAGCCTCAGCTAGTGGAGAGGCTCCTGAAGGCCGGCTGTGACCCACGTCTGGCCGACGACAGCGGGAACACTGCTCTCCACATCGCCTGTAAGAGGGGCTCCCTCGCCTGCTTCGGCGTCATCACCCAGAACTGCCAACACCACATCACCTCCATGGTGTCCTTCCCCAACTACAGTGGTAAGTTGCAATAGAACCCACGGAAACATGAACGTTTCATTTATAGCTGTTGGATTTGATTATTAACTGAGCTCTTCTCTTGACAGGCCACAACTGTCTTCACTTGGCGTCCATTAACGGCTTCGTTTCACTGGTGGAAAGCCTCGTCCAGCTTGGTGCAGACATTAACGCACAGGTAGGTGTCAAAAGCAGCCagtttctaaaaaaacaaacaaggaaaACCTCAGTTTCTCAGAGTAGGAGcttaacatttctttattttgttttttctaggAACAGTGCAGTGGAAGGACGTCGCTCCATCTTGCTGTAGACCTCCAGAACCCCACACTGGTGCGTCGCCTCCTGGAACTCGGCGCCGATGTTAACTGCTTAAACTACGGTGGCTTCACGCCGTACCATCTCACATACGGGCGCCAGAACGAAGAGATCCGCTGCCAGTTGTACGAGAAGACGGCACAGGAGCTGAGAGAGCTGCCTGAGAGCGAATCAGACGAGAGTGATATGGAGGATCTGGACTCATCGGAAGATGAGGTTAGTTTCTAAATCATATCGACGATACCATTCAAAGATATTATATAatctttttgtgtttaatgcGCGGGTTCCTAATGTCTTTTATCTTCTTTCCTACAGCTGTACGATGACATAAAGTTCGGAAAGTAAACAGAACCGTGCCCTCTACCGGTGGTGTGAACAGTGAAGCTGCTACTGGGTCGCCCAGCCACGGCCCCCCCAAATAAGGGACGCATCAGTTCTCCATCCAGGTCCGCAGGTGCTGGTCCCGGGATCAAAAGAACACGGATGAAGACGGCGTCCAGTCTGGTCATGCTTGGTCTGAATCACAGAGCGATATACCATAAAACAGCAAGACCACGACCTATATATAGTccatatatatactgtataaatatatattgatgtGTATATACAAGACGTGtgtaatatattgtaaatacagagatgttatttttttatacctGTACATACGTGTGAATTTAAACACTATTAACAAAAAATagttctgaaaaaataaaaagaagtctATGAATATAAACAGCTTTGACTGGTGTGAGTTTCATTtcctttcatgtattttttcacATTGTAAAACAAGCATCATTTCTCGCTTAACAAGCATCATTTCTCACTTAACAAATCGTGACGAGGATAAGAGTCATCGCCCAGACTTGtgaaagacacacagacagaaattatcACAGTTTGGAACAGTCTGGGATTTCCTTGTTGGGGCGAGGTCACCGGGTCTCTGAGTCACCGCGTTGAAAGTCCCTGGGCGGCATAAGAGGAACATAATGTACTTAAATATTCCGCCCTACCCTGGCACTACTGCTGAATAGCAGAGAGGAACTGGCACGTTGCTAGAAATACTGAGGAAATTTTGTAAGAAGGAAGTGTTTTTTAAGATGGGAAATGTGCCAGAGATAGTTATGAGTCTAAGTGCTGTGTCACAATGAGCAGGAAACTTTGGGAAGTCTGGGAAGTACAAGATTTCCCTGTCTGCTGCTACATTTGAGCATAATAGGAAAATTTCCAAAAAGATATGACCTGAAATAAACAAAGTCACTTTAATTCCCAGTATGAAGTAAACGTGAAGCCAACACTTACTGGTAGTCAGAGAATGTCCCTGAGTGATTATGTTTAATAGCAGTGTGAAGCCTGTAATTGTCCTCATGGCTGTAAACATTAACCAGGTTGTAGATCAGTGCAGGACTGCAAGGGATTTTCCAAAGATAAAGTTGTTACTTTTTGAGAACAGTGGAAGTTATATAAGGGACATGAGCTTTAAATAGTAATCGCAGCAAACGCCTGAACAATATAACCGCATTTAGGATGGAAAAGTTTGATTTCAGCTGAATTTCTCTATTCTTTGTTGTGCATCATGTGCATTGATTAACACTGTGCACTCTATGTATTGAGTATGCAAGCTTAATATACATAAAAGTGCATGTATGGAGacattgaaatatatttttgcatatacacaggtgcatctcaataaattagaatatcatggaaaagtccatgtCCAGTAGTTCAAGTGCAATAGCGCCAACCAAGTAttaagtcatatagatggacagacttttcagaggccaacatttccacattgaacatactttttaaaattggtcttttgtaatattctattttttgagacactgaaatttaggtcttcattaaatgtaagccgtaagcattataattagaagcaattaaataaatgaagacatgaaatgtttcattctgtgtgtaatggaactatataatgtgttatttacactttttgtattgaattactgacatgaataaacttttctacgatattctaatgtattcagatgcacctgtatatagtGTATGTCACTGTATGGCTATGCATatctacatacattttatgttttcttgaaAAGCAACagtcagttttttgttttacctttaTGCATGTTGTGCAGTGTAttatgttaacacacacacacacagaacacacacagtatatatataaactctctatataaatatatacatctatatctCTCTATATAACTTAATATAAGGCaataacacacagacacacgtcAGGGTAGATATCAGTCTTCTCCCCCTATAAAAAGGGAGAGTCAAGGCTGATGGGAAACGGCCCAACAGAGAGTGACTACATGATGATGATCATTTCTGATCACATGTTGATGACAAATCCCTTTAAATGCTGAACCAGACGGGCTCACTGACTAGAATTCCCAGCCACTGTTTCCCCTAACACCACATATTTCAGCTTTGTTAAAACTATTTAAGTatcaaggggaaaaaaaattccATTTTGTAAAGAGAAACTACTTGCACCGTCTGGTATATCCGGTGAGTTGAAGCAACTATTTCTGACATGCTACatgcaagttaaaaaaaaactttaaatgttgAGAGAATGAGGTCAAATCAGGTCTGCTTCACCTTGTAGTAAAATAACCTCTCCACAGCACTACAGTATGTCATGTGATTTAGTGCATTCGGAGCCACAACAGGAAGCTCAGAGGTAGAGCTCTGCACACACTCATGTTCCCATAAATGCTTCCCCTGCTGCTAAACTCAACCAACAGGCCTGTTTACATGCCACCACTTAAAAAGCCTACATTTATGTACACATAAtggaaatgtttcatgttttaaagaTGCAAACAGCTCAATGTGCAGAAAGAATGATTATTTTCACAACAAATAAGAAACAAGCATTGAGACAATAGTCATTTTACtcgaaaaaacttttttttattgttgaatgaatgaaacagTGGGGTAAATGTACAGCAAACAAAGATAACACCAGCCTCCATCTGGGACTGCAAATCCCATCATGCTCTAACTAAATCCTACAGGTGAAGCGTCTGCTCGCTCAGTCCCGCTCTGCCAGGGACACCAGGTGGGTGTCCACTTCACTCTCTGTCAGAATCCTGGAGAGAGAAGACAGGCACTCATCAATAAATGGGTTCCTTGACAGGAAGTCATATTTGATGCTTTCCTTGGATGTATATGATACTAACTGGACGGCTGGTTGTATAAAAAGGAGCAATTTGAATACCTCCTTATGCTGTGGGAAATTACAACCTCCTATTTTTGACATGTTAAT is a window from the Centropristis striata isolate RG_2023a ecotype Rhode Island chromosome 18, C.striata_1.0, whole genome shotgun sequence genome containing:
- the nfkbiaa gene encoding nuclear factor of kappa light polypeptide gene enhancer in B-cells inhibitor, alpha a, producing the protein MAVHRVSNHNQMEYNFDNMESKQGKICQEDRFDSGLDSLKEDELVNDFEELNVNVTEELTQEYEPWRSAVTEDGDTLLHLAIIHEATEHAFQMIKLSHNHPFLNVQNHQRQTALHLAVITEQPQLVERLLKAGCDPRLADDSGNTALHIACKRGSLACFGVITQNCQHHITSMVSFPNYSGHNCLHLASINGFVSLVESLVQLGADINAQEQCSGRTSLHLAVDLQNPTLVRRLLELGADVNCLNYGGFTPYHLTYGRQNEEIRCQLYEKTAQELRELPESESDESDMEDLDSSEDELYDDIKFGK